In Euphorbia lathyris chromosome 9, ddEupLath1.1, whole genome shotgun sequence, the following are encoded in one genomic region:
- the LOC136206899 gene encoding uncharacterized protein: MGMMIVISLPLIMFSLALGFGCYFVGRARGRQDVRTNAQVYGIPTPPPAATSKNNNLDNV, encoded by the coding sequence ATGGGAATGATGATAGTGATCTCGTTGCCGTTGATAATGTTCAGCTTAGCGCTTGGATTTGGATGTTATTTCGTGGGAAGAGCTAGAGGCAGACAAGATGTTCGAACAAATGCCCAAGTCTATGGAATCCCAACTCCTCCTCCTGCTGCTACTTCCAAGAACAACAATCTCGACAATGTTTGA